CTTTTTATCAATTCTAGAAATGAGAATATTCTGATGATTGTGCTGATTAGTTCATACTCTGCCTTATCAGCGACTACGCATCTCTTAATTAGAAGCAAAGTTTGCGCTTCAAAATGAGTTATTTTAGTTAACTAACTACCTGAATTTTAAAAATATTGAAGTGTTTTCAGGTAGTTAGTTTATTCACTGACACTAGTATAAAACAGATTTTGATGTGACAGTTGGTAGCAGAGAATTTAGGTTTTAAAACTTCAAATTCCAAGCAGCAAAAGCCAAAGCACCCCAACCAGCCAGAAAAGCTGCACCGCCCAATGGTGTTATTGCTCCTAAGACTTTAACACCACTTAAACTAAGAGCGTATAAGCTTCCTGAAAAAATAGCAATGCCGACGATAAATAGCCAGCCACTGGCTATGAGAGTGGCTGGAGGTGATTCGGTGCGACTAATTAATAATGCTACTAGGAAAAGTGCTAAAGCATGATACATTTGGTAGCGAGCGGCGGTTTCAAAAATTTCTAGCGATCGCTCAGTGATTTTTTCACGCAAGGCATGAGAAGCAAAGGCTCCAGCGGCAACAGACAAACCGCCTAAAATGGCAGCTATGCTCAAGAAAATTTGTGTCATTAGACTTAGCGAAGATAGAAATCTCTAAATGAAGAATACAGAATGCAAAATTCGGAAGTCAGAATGCAATTACTTAGGACTTCAAAAAGGTAGTCATAATTCTAAGTACAGAATTATTCTGAGTTCTGACTCCTGAATTCTTGCTCGATTAAACTTCAAAATGATATGATACAGCCCCTTCTTCGCTCACCTTAAAATTAGCATTGAATTCTTTAGCTTTCTTATCTAGATATTCTCTGGCATCCGCTGCTGGGAGTTGTGATTGCATGGCAAAGCCCAGTACAGTCATCCGCCCACTATTATCTTGCAGCATTT
This region of Nostoc sp. UHCC 0302 genomic DNA includes:
- a CDS encoding DUF423 domain-containing protein: MTQIFLSIAAILGGLSVAAGAFASHALREKITERSLEIFETAARYQMYHALALFLVALLISRTESPPATLIASGWLFIVGIAIFSGSLYALSLSGVKVLGAITPLGGAAFLAGWGALAFAAWNLKF